A single genomic interval of Musa acuminata AAA Group cultivar baxijiao chromosome BXJ3-4, Cavendish_Baxijiao_AAA, whole genome shotgun sequence harbors:
- the LOC135636987 gene encoding pentatricopeptide repeat-containing protein At4g21190-like: MLALGYAPSILPGGSALSNHPRSISGFVVCGARGPRPRFPRVWKTRKRIGTISKSQKLVECIKELSNVKEEVYGALDSFIAWELEFPLIVVKKALKRLETEKEWKRIIQVIKWMFSKGQGKTMGSYYTLLNALAEDGRLEEVEELWMKIFSENLESLPRVFFVKMISIYYNKGMHEKMFEVFADMEELGVRPDVSIVRMLGDVFQKLGMLDKYDKLKNKYPPPTWEYRYIKGKRVRIRVNQLQGSNVEGRTSSENME, encoded by the exons ATGCTTGCTTTGGGATATGCCCCGTCGATTCTTCCTGGCGGATCGGCCTTGTCAAATCATCCTCGATCTATTAGCGGTTTCGTG GTATGTGGAGCGAGAGGCCCTAGACCTAGATTTCCTCGTGTGTGGAAAACAAGAAAGAGAATTGGAACAATTTCCAAGTCACAAAAGCTTGTTGAATGT ATAAAGGAATTATCAAATGTCAAGGAGGAGGTTTATGGAGCCcttgattcatttattgcttgggAGTTAGAGTTTCCTCTTATTGTAGTGAAAAAGGCATTGAAGAGACTCGAGACTGAAAAGGAATGGAAGAGAATAATTCAG GTGATCAAGTGGATGTTCAGCAAAGGACAAGGAAAAACCATGGGAAGCTATTACACTCTGTTAAATGCTTTAGCTGAGGATGGCCGACTCGAGGAGGTGGAGGAACTATGGATGAAAATATTTTCAGAAAATTTGGAAAGTTTGCCTCGTGTTTTCTTTGTTAAAATGATTTCAATATATTACAATAAGGGCATGCACGAAAAGATGTTTGAG GTTTTTGCTGACATGGAAGAGTTGGGTGTCAGGCCAGATGTTTCAATTGTAAGAATGCTAGGTGATGTTTTTCAGAAACTAGGCATGTTGGACAAGTATGATAAGCTGAAGAACAAATATCCACCTCCAACATGGGAATATCGTTACATCAAAGGGAAACGTGTTAGGATCCGTGTAAACCAATTGCAAGGATCAAATGTGGAAGGACGCACAAGCTCCGAAAATATGGAGTAA